Proteins found in one Terribacillus sp. DMT04 genomic segment:
- a CDS encoding PH domain-containing protein, which translates to METKRYHPAIMLFGIAKVIKAWIVPLIIVTVFNSADNWWGKYAGYIVLAIILLSIVHDILKWFFEKYATDDYAFHLYSGIFTKSSRTVPYEKIQNVTKHKKMLHRLLGLAAIKFETGSQEQAVEFQVLRKAEADRLEQLANQETVPTQEAAVIEEESDEFAVEAPQPKVKERFIHFKPTKKELIKASFTSLSFLIIPPLLVSFILKADIFFDWDDVRQYLPLLKVWWITAIGLVILLVLSMLIGMWRVLQKYGNYELATDDNHIYIRTGLLDESSFSIRKDRVQGIEIAQPLLHRLLGLAKIKLITTGALDLSEDTEEINSLYPYFPLKRAYAMLAEILPEYEVKRNMSKLEPKVLVYRMLQPSIIWLIVTITLFFWRPDVLGFEIKWWIAAIVLFCFIELYRYLDFKHTQYVISEKFFQIKSGAFTTKTFVTKRNKMIEIASMQNPLQRWLGLATITSINRAKPVLHNKIKDIPAAEAARFYAWFYQRTEDVRKQ; encoded by the coding sequence ATGGAGACAAAACGTTATCATCCGGCCATTATGCTGTTTGGTATTGCAAAGGTGATAAAGGCTTGGATTGTTCCGCTTATAATTGTCACAGTTTTTAATAGTGCGGATAACTGGTGGGGGAAATATGCCGGTTATATCGTGTTGGCTATTATACTGCTATCCATTGTTCATGATATCTTAAAATGGTTTTTTGAGAAATATGCAACGGATGATTATGCATTTCATTTATACAGCGGAATCTTTACTAAATCAAGTCGCACTGTACCATATGAGAAGATCCAGAATGTAACGAAACATAAAAAAATGCTGCATCGATTGTTAGGCTTGGCTGCAATAAAGTTTGAGACAGGGTCGCAGGAGCAAGCAGTTGAATTTCAAGTGCTTCGAAAAGCAGAGGCGGATCGCCTGGAGCAGCTGGCAAATCAGGAAACTGTTCCAACTCAGGAGGCAGCAGTAATAGAAGAAGAGTCGGATGAATTTGCGGTTGAAGCACCCCAGCCTAAGGTCAAAGAGCGATTCATCCATTTCAAACCAACCAAAAAAGAGCTGATAAAGGCTTCGTTTACATCGTTAAGCTTCCTAATTATACCTCCGTTACTTGTATCCTTTATATTAAAGGCAGACATTTTCTTTGATTGGGATGATGTTCGTCAGTATTTACCATTATTGAAGGTGTGGTGGATTACAGCGATTGGACTTGTCATTCTGCTTGTACTGTCCATGCTGATTGGGATGTGGCGAGTACTGCAGAAATATGGCAACTATGAATTAGCAACAGACGATAACCATATCTACATACGCACCGGGCTTCTGGATGAATCATCGTTTTCCATTCGCAAAGATCGCGTGCAGGGAATTGAAATAGCCCAACCGCTTTTGCATCGTCTCCTCGGGTTAGCTAAAATAAAGCTGATTACTACAGGTGCATTGGATTTAAGCGAAGACACAGAAGAGATTAATTCCTTGTATCCTTATTTCCCTTTAAAACGGGCATACGCGATGCTCGCAGAGATACTTCCAGAATACGAAGTAAAGCGAAACATGTCTAAATTAGAGCCAAAAGTTCTTGTTTACCGCATGCTGCAGCCAAGCATCATCTGGCTGATTGTTACCATCACGCTGTTTTTCTGGCGGCCGGATGTGCTGGGTTTTGAAATCAAATGGTGGATCGCAGCCATAGTACTGTTCTGTTTTATCGAGCTATATCGATATCTAGACTTTAAGCATACGCAGTATGTAATTAGTGAGAAGTTCTTCCAAATAAAATCAGGCGCGTTTACGACAAAGACATTTGTTACAAAGCGAAATAAAATGATTGAGATTGCCAGTATGCAAAATCCATTGCAGCGCTGGCTCGGGTTAGCTACCATTACATCCATTAACCGTGCAAAACCTGTTTTGCATAATAAGATTAAAGATATACCTGCAGCAGAAGCAGCGCGATTCTACGCATGGTTTTACCAGCGAACAGAGGATGTTCGCAAGCAATAA
- a CDS encoding YozQ family protein — protein MAKSKKRAQENANKVAEKQYDPSDYGATSEIDQGTAVTHEQVTDTYTEGTIDGHIDNVTKDGSLKNKQGKEIPREGF, from the coding sequence ATGGCAAAATCAAAAAAACGAGCGCAAGAGAATGCAAATAAAGTTGCAGAAAAGCAATACGATCCTTCAGACTATGGAGCGACTAGCGAGATTGATCAAGGAACAGCCGTGACGCACGAACAAGTAACAGACACGTACACAGAAGGTACAATTGACGGGCATATTGATAATGTAACTAAGGATGGTTCCCTAAAAAACAAACAAGGAAAAGAAATCCCACGAGAAGGATTCTGA
- a CDS encoding GNAT family N-acetyltransferase: protein MEDFQSVYNLMQRSFPQAEYRNFEDQLALLEREDYHIHTYEKNNSLAAFYARYILAELTFIEHIAVDERYRGQGLGSQIMREVIAGTEQRIVLEVEPTADSINAARRVRFYEQLGFHLNDYSYEQPALRPGSSAVPLQLMSYPRSLDAKNFSQVKQSIFEHVYGT from the coding sequence ATGGAGGATTTTCAATCTGTTTACAACTTAATGCAGCGTTCTTTTCCACAGGCGGAATATCGAAATTTTGAAGATCAGCTGGCACTTCTGGAAAGAGAAGATTATCATATTCATACATATGAAAAAAACAACAGCTTAGCAGCGTTCTATGCACGGTATATACTGGCTGAACTAACTTTCATTGAACATATAGCAGTGGATGAGCGTTATCGGGGGCAAGGGCTGGGCAGTCAAATCATGCGTGAAGTAATAGCTGGAACAGAGCAGCGTATTGTATTAGAAGTAGAACCAACCGCTGACTCGATAAACGCAGCCCGGCGTGTGCGCTTTTATGAGCAGCTAGGTTTTCATCTGAACGATTACTCTTATGAGCAGCCAGCTCTGCGACCAGGAAGCTCTGCTGTGCCTTTGCAGCTGATGAGCTACCCGCGGTCTCTTGATGCTAAGAATTTTAGTCAAGTGAAACAAAGTATATTCGAGCACGTTTATGGTACTTAA
- a CDS encoding methyl-accepting chemotaxis protein — translation MKKRHGLAGKLMVAVALITIICGAAVGTISYLTAKNQLIEAGKMDLQHMANSATSVLMLLNEQVENGELTLEEAQEEARVILNGPIETGEHDLSQSNFNYKNGAGYILAYDDQANMVLHPREEINSAATDESTKKNREDMINLAQSEDDADSFLSYDDTDEKTGEVREKMAYANYFEPWNWTVGITVYTDLFYADLQTVKWIIIGVTVGITLLSLVLFYFIIRPKLIQLKSVTDAATQLAAGDFREQQLKESKDEIGVLSHAFTKMAGELRLLVQSIIQSSDKVSDAASELSAVSEETSASSEQVGVAVDDIANGASSQAADLETTAHHLSGFNNSIRMMTAQSDAIAQAALQTSDATTKGSTMMFDLQSANDASMQKVEAISDGMRELDNNLQQIVKITDVIENITEETNLLALNASIEAARAGEHGKGFAVVASEVRKLADQSNAATKEIQQMISSITKEAAENVALIESNKQQAEQLNRSVISTAAEFASIEAAAEATKNAGNKLIDEIKQVTSQTNGITDSIQNASSVSEETAASVEEIAASIADQIQAVANIATSAEELTHISRQLNESIAVFKL, via the coding sequence ATGAAAAAAAGACATGGATTAGCAGGAAAATTAATGGTTGCTGTTGCATTGATTACGATTATTTGCGGGGCAGCTGTTGGTACAATCAGCTACTTAACAGCTAAAAATCAGCTGATTGAAGCTGGAAAAATGGACTTACAGCATATGGCCAACAGTGCCACTAGTGTATTAATGCTTCTCAATGAGCAGGTGGAAAATGGGGAACTTACGTTAGAAGAAGCGCAAGAAGAAGCTCGCGTTATCTTGAATGGTCCTATCGAGACTGGCGAGCATGATTTATCGCAATCAAATTTCAATTATAAAAATGGTGCCGGTTACATTCTGGCTTATGATGATCAAGCTAATATGGTGCTTCATCCTCGAGAAGAGATTAACTCAGCTGCAACAGATGAAAGTACCAAGAAAAACCGGGAAGACATGATCAATTTAGCACAATCAGAGGACGATGCAGATAGTTTCTTAAGCTACGATGATACCGATGAGAAAACAGGTGAAGTCCGGGAGAAAATGGCGTATGCAAACTATTTTGAGCCTTGGAATTGGACAGTTGGTATTACCGTCTACACGGACCTCTTCTACGCAGACCTGCAAACGGTAAAATGGATCATTATTGGTGTTACTGTTGGCATTACACTTCTCAGTCTTGTTCTGTTTTACTTTATTATCCGACCAAAACTCATACAGCTTAAGTCGGTTACAGATGCAGCAACACAGCTTGCTGCTGGTGACTTCCGTGAACAGCAGCTGAAAGAATCAAAAGATGAGATTGGTGTATTGAGCCATGCATTCACTAAAATGGCTGGCGAGCTGCGCCTATTGGTGCAAAGTATTATTCAATCCAGCGACAAAGTATCGGACGCAGCATCCGAGCTGTCTGCAGTGAGTGAAGAAACTTCTGCCAGCAGTGAACAAGTTGGTGTAGCAGTTGATGATATCGCCAACGGAGCAAGTTCCCAAGCAGCTGACTTGGAAACAACAGCACACCATTTGAGCGGATTCAATAACTCGATTCGGATGATGACCGCTCAAAGTGATGCGATTGCCCAAGCAGCACTTCAAACAAGTGATGCGACGACGAAAGGCAGCACGATGATGTTTGATTTGCAATCAGCAAACGATGCCTCTATGCAAAAAGTTGAAGCCATTTCTGATGGTATGAGAGAACTAGATAACAATCTGCAGCAAATTGTTAAAATTACAGATGTTATTGAAAATATTACCGAGGAAACTAACTTACTTGCATTGAATGCAAGTATTGAAGCAGCGCGTGCTGGAGAGCATGGAAAGGGCTTTGCTGTGGTTGCGAGTGAAGTTCGAAAACTTGCAGATCAATCCAATGCTGCCACAAAAGAAATTCAGCAAATGATCTCTTCTATTACGAAAGAAGCAGCAGAGAACGTTGCCCTAATTGAATCAAACAAACAACAAGCAGAACAACTGAATCGTTCCGTCATTTCCACAGCAGCTGAATTTGCAAGCATTGAAGCTGCTGCAGAAGCTACGAAAAATGCAGGTAATAAACTTATTGACGAAATTAAGCAAGTCACATCCCAAACGAATGGCATAACAGACAGCATCCAAAATGCATCTAGCGTCTCCGAAGAAACGGCTGCCAGCGTCGAAGAAATTGCTGCATCTATTGCAGATCAAATTCAAGCAGTCGCCAATATTGCCACATCAGCTGAGGAGCTGACACATATTAGCAGACAGTTGAATGAATCAATCGCTGTTTTCAAACTATAA
- a CDS encoding VOC family protein encodes MAAITHIGLTVSDLNAAVNFYKEALGFRIIAGPFDMKPEAGDMTRDLQGDQVKHIRNVHMSAANQVGIELFEFMEPKTIGKTERHPWDPGMFHLCVVAEDGDVHRLAKKIEKTGGKIISQFWPLNEDSDYYLVYCQDPFGNIIEVYSHSTEQIFANR; translated from the coding sequence ATGGCGGCAATTACGCACATTGGTTTGACGGTATCGGATTTAAATGCAGCGGTGAATTTTTATAAGGAGGCGCTTGGATTCCGAATCATTGCAGGTCCATTTGATATGAAACCAGAAGCAGGGGATATGACCCGAGACTTGCAAGGTGACCAAGTAAAACATATTCGCAATGTTCACATGAGTGCGGCAAATCAAGTTGGTATTGAATTGTTTGAATTTATGGAACCTAAAACAATTGGGAAGACCGAAAGACACCCATGGGACCCGGGTATGTTTCATCTTTGTGTAGTAGCGGAAGATGGAGATGTACATCGCTTGGCGAAGAAAATTGAAAAGACCGGGGGAAAGATTATTAGTCAATTTTGGCCATTAAACGAAGACAGCGACTACTATCTCGTCTACTGCCAGGATCCTTTTGGAAATATTATTGAAGTGTATTCTCACAGTACCGAACAAATCTTTGCGAATCGATAA